In one Oreochromis aureus strain Israel breed Guangdong linkage group 2, ZZ_aureus, whole genome shotgun sequence genomic region, the following are encoded:
- the zgc:165573 gene encoding cysteine-rich and transmembrane domain-containing protein 1, giving the protein MENPPPYPGNGPTAPGYPAQGPPPQGYPAYPQQGYPVNMEQPNPAYPNYPPGPMGPGGPYPGPGQPPYGYAGQPQFGWQGGPPPGPMYGEAPKNTVYVVEDRRRDDTADTCLTACWTALCCCCLWDMLT; this is encoded by the exons ATGGAGAACCCGCCTCCATACCCAGGCAATGGCCCAACTGCTCCTGGTTACCCAGCCCAGGGCCCACCACCTCAAGGCTACCCAGCGTATCCTCAGCAGGGATACCCTGTGAACATGGAGCAACCTAACCCAGCTTACCCGAACTACCCTCCCGGACCAATGGGCCCTGGTGGTCCTTATCCCGGACCAGGACAGCCTCCTTATGGGTACGCTGGACAGCCTCAGTTTGGTTGGCAGGGTGGACCTCCTCCCGGGCCCATGTATGGGGAAGCTCCCAAAAACACAG TGTACGTGGTGGAAGACAGGAGAAGGGATGACACAGCAGACACATGCCTGACAGCCTGCTGGAcagctctgtgctgctgctgtctctgGGACATGCTGACATAA